Genomic segment of Gilliamella apis:
CAGACATCTTTAATGTCTATGGTTATGCAAAATGGAGTAGGAAATACATTTAGCACACTATTAACCTCATTAAATCCTCTCAATATTGGTATTTCTGCTGTGATTGGTCTGTTTGGTAATATGATACCAAAATTATTTGAAACGGAAAGCGCGACAGAGCAATTAGCGGCAGCTCAAGAGCACTTGAATACTGTTATGTCACAAGATAAGCAGACCGGAGAATTTTTTCTGTCTGACGAAATGATGAAATTGTTGAAAAACAATCGTGAACTCGCTAAAGCAGAACTCAAGTCAAGTGAAAAAGACCTAAAAACACTAGTATCAAGTGCGAAAAAAGAGTTGCAGGATGGATTAAAGGGAATTGAGCAAGCAGGCTTTGAAAGCGCAATGAAACTAGGCTCGCTTAAAGGAAAAACTGGATTAAATGAGGTACTGACAGCGATTCAGGAAATTAAAGCGAGCGGCAAAGATTTAAATTCTATGCTTGATTCAACAGACGCGCTTACTAAAAGAAGCATGACTGACATAAAAGCAAAAATAAATAACTATGCGATTTACTTTGGTACAACAAAAGAGCAAGCTCAAAGTATTCTTGAGCTGATGGCTGATATACAATCTGAAACAGATTCAATAAAAGCGGCAGAAAAAATCAATAGACTTATTAACGAATTAAGCACGTTGTACAATAATACAAATAACCCTTCAGACGGTCTAGATACACTTATCCGTAAACTGAAAGAAATAGCAAATAAAGCAAATGGAGCTGCAGGCGAGATTAAGCGCTTAAGTGAATCAAAAGATTTAGAGGAAAAAATCGACCCCAAAAAGAGCCCGTTTTATAAATACTCTCAAATGACAATGACACCTCGACAAAGAGCGGACATGGAAATTGCTGAGATGAAAGAGGCAGCAATAGAAAATAATAAAATGTATGACGAGAATAGCCCGTATTATGCCTCAAAACAGAAAATTAATGATACCGCAAATGCAATATATGCTCGACACCTCAAAGAAGGTAGATCATCATCTACATCCAATATTCTTCAAACTTCGCAACAACAAGAAATAAGCTTGATAAATCAACTTAATACTTTACGAGAACAATCTTCAACGCTCAACACAATGACATCTGAGCGTCAAAAATACTTTGAACTACAAGCTCAAATCGAAACTTTAGAAAACCAAAGTGATAAAAGTAAACTTACCGCACAAGAGAAGTATATTTTAGGGCATAAAGAAGCATTGTTAGCTCAACAAGAAAAAAATGCTGCTCTTAGCGAAGAGATTGAACAATATCAAGCGTCTATCAAGGCTCTGCAACAGATACGCGAATATACGGCAAATATAGTTTCTCAATCGGAAATAAAACAAGCTACTTTCGGGATGACTTCAAAACAGTCAAACAGAGCAAATGAACTTATCCAATTAGATAAAAAAGAAGAAGGTGATCTAGAAAAAATCAAAGATCCAACCGAAGTAGCAAAAATTACAGAAGAATATACTAAAGCTAAGCAGGCACTTGAACAAAGTTGGCAATTGGAAGATCAGCATGAAGGTGATTGGTTTGCTGGCTTAAAATTAGGTATAAATGAATTTGCTGAGAATGGTTTAAATGTATTTAATGGATTTCGTGACATCGCCAGCAATGCTATGGGATCGGTTAGTCGTTCATTAACTGAATTAGTGACTACTGGTAAAACGGACTTTAAATCATTAACTAAATCAATTTTAACAAATATTATTGAAATTATTAATAAATTATTATTAGCTAAAGCAATTCAATCTGCGATGGGGTGGCTGGGTGGTGGTGCCGGAGGCGGTGCAGGTGCTGCTACTGGTGGGCTACAACAAGCCTATAGCGGTGGGCTAATTCATGGTTACGCTAAAGGTGGTGGTGTTGGTTATAACAATGAACCTGGTGGTTATACTGGCAATGGTAATAAATATACCCCTGCAGGTATTGTGCATAAAGGTGAATTTGTGTTCACTAAAGAATCGACTAAACGCATTGGTGTAGCAAATTTATATGCACTAATGAGAGAAGCACAGCACGGATATGCTGATGGTGGATACGTTAATGTTGGTCACGCTTTGCCAGTTGCTTTTGTTGGTAAATCAAGTAGTCCATCAAATTCAGTTAATGTAAATACAAGCGTTGCAATTAATATGCAGTCCAATAATTCTTCACAACCGCAAGCTGGCAATATTAATCAGAATGCACTTGAAGCTCAGATTAAGCCAATTATTCAAAAAAATATAGGCGAAGCTTTACAAAGATCCACATCACCTGGCGGTGATTTGTACATTTTGTTAAATAGGTGATAAATAATGGAAATTGATAAATTCGAATGGCGAACAATGGGGCATCCTAAGGGCTCAGATTCGTCAAATATTAATGAAATTAGTTTTGGCGATGGCTATAAGCAATTATTCGCTAATGGAATTAATAATAATAGTGAGTCATGGGAACTAACCTACACTGGAAATCTTGAAGAAGTAGCGAAAGTTAGGGCATTTCTAAATTCGCACATTATTGAATCTTTTTTGTGGACTAATCCGTATGGCGAAGAAAAATTTTACCGAGTTGTAAATAACTCTATCACATCGGAATTTCTTAGTAAAAATGTTATCTCACTATCCTTTCAGTTTGTGCAATCATTTTCGTCGACCGTAAGTATTTTAATGTAAAATAATATATTTCTAACTTTTAAGCTTATTTTTGATGAATATAATGTCTTAATAAGAAAATTAATCATGATTTATTTATATCTGAGTTAATAAGTTTTAAAAAAAAATTTAACTTTTAAGAGAAAATAGAAGTTATTCGCCATAAACCGCTATTCAGCGGTTTTTTTATGTCTGGAGAAAATAAATGTCTATAACTCAAGATTTACAAGCTCTTGAAGGAAATCAACTAATACAACTCATAGAAGTTGATGGCTCTAAATTTGGACTTAATGAAGTTTTAAGATTTCATGCTCATAACATACCATTGAAAGGTTGGGCATCTTTTATTTATGAAAATATGCCATCTATTCATTGGCAAGGTCACGAATATTTTCCTTTTCCGTACGAATTAAGTGGTATTGAGTTAAGTAGTACTGGATCTCAACCAACGCCAGAATTATCCATAGGTAATATTGATGGCAAAGTGACCAAACTTTGTCTTGATTATGAAGATTTAGTACAAGCTAAAGTTAAAATTCACACAACAATGGCTAAGTATCTTGATGATTGCAATTGGCTTGATGGCAACCCTCATGCTGATCCTCTTCAAGAACGAGTTCAGCTTTTCTTTATTAATAAAAAGAAAGAAGAAACTAAAGAAGTAATCAAATTTGAACTTTGCTCTCCATTTGATATACAAAATTTACAACTTCCTACCCGTCAGATAACTACAGTTTGTACTTGGTGTATGCGTGGTTGGTATCGAAGTGGTAATGGTTGTGATTATACTGGTGATAAATATTTTACTAAAGATGGAATACCGACAGATGATCCCGCAAAAGATGAATGTGGTGGTTTATTAAAAGATTGCAAAGCAAGGCATGGTAATAATCCTCTTCCATTTGGTGGTTTTCCTGCAGCCAATCTTCAAGGTAAGTAATATGCGACAGAGATTATTTAATGCAATTATTAAACATGCTGAAAAAGAGTATCCAAATGAAGCCTGTGGGTTGATTGTTGATACAGGTAAAACACAAAAATTTATTCCTTGTAAAAATATATCAGATAATCCTAAAGAACATTTTCAAATTTCCCCTGATGAACAGTTGAAAGCTGAAGAACAAGGTGAAATTATTATGATTATCCATTCCCACCCAGATTCACCGATGTTAGTGCCATCTGAGTTTGATCGTATTCAATGTGATTATTCGGGAATTGAGTGGGGGATTGTTTCTTTTCCTGAAGGTGATTTCTGCACAATTTCTCCTCGATGTGATCGAGATTATACCGGCCGACAATGGTTACTTGGGTATGCTGATTGTTGGTCGCTGATTTTAGATTACTATCAGCGTGAATATAACATAACGCTTAAGAATTATTCTGTTCCCCGTGAGTGGTGGGAAAACGGTAAAGAAAATATCTATGAAGATCATTGGCAAACAGAGGGATTTATTGAGGTTGAATTAAGCGATATCAAGCTGGGCGATATTATTATGATGCGTTTGAATGCAAACGTAACCAATCATGCCGCAATTTATATCGGTGATAATCGCCTTCTTCATCATGCATTTGGTCAATTATCCTCACGCACCCCTTACGGAAAATATTATAGAGATAGAACGGTTCGCATTGTACGACATAAGGAGTTATTCGATGCTAAGTAATTTAACCTTTAAAGGCGCAATGGCTAAACAATTTGGTAAAAACCATCAATATGACGTAAAAAACATCAAAGAGTTATTGAGAGCTTTATGTGCAACCAAAAAAGGTTTCGAAAAATATATGTCAAGCGCTCACTTAAAAGGGATCAAGTTTGCTTTTTTTGTAGATGGTAAAAATATCGGTATTGACGAATTTGATATCAATGCAACTGGTAGAAATTACATGATTATGCCGGTATCTCAAGGTGCTAAAAGGGGAGGGTTTCTTCAAGTTGTAATCGGCGTGGTAGCAATTGTAGCTTCATTTTTTACAGGTGGTGCGTCGTTAACACTTTTAGGTGCAACAATTGAAGCCTCGTCCATTTTGGCTAGTGTCGGTATCAGTATGGCTCTCGGAGGTATTGTTCAAATGCTAACTCCTCAGCCAAAATTTAATGCAGGTACTTCTTCCAGTGCTGAAAATAAACCTAATTATGCCTTTGGTTCACCGGTTAATACGGATGCGGTAGGTCATCCTATACCGATATTATTTGGTGAACGTGAAATCGGTGGCGCATTTATTAATGCCGGTATTTATACAGAAGATCAGCAATAGGTGAATCATGGAAACGCAAATTATTGAAGGTCAAAAAGGTGGAAGTAAAAAACCGCACAATCCTTACGAGCAACCTGACAACTTGCTTTCAACCGCTAAACTTAAAATGCTTATAGCACTAAGTGAAGGCGAAATTGAAGGTAGTTTAACGGCGCAAAACATATTTATCGATAAAACACCGTTAGCTAATCCAGACGGAACGTATAATTTTAAAGGTGTTCATTGGGAATTTCGCAATGGCAGTCAAACGCAAGATTATATTCAAGGTATGCCTGAGGTCAGCAATGAATTAAAAGCAAATTTTGCTGTTAAAACTGATATGCCATGGGTACGTTCATTTTCCAATTTAGAGTTGGATGCAGTAAGAATTAAACTTAGTTTACCATCTCATGTTAGTTATAGAGATAATGGCGATATGGTAGGAACGACAACACATTATACTATTGATTTATCTGTTGATGGTAGTGCTTTTGAAACTGTATTAAATGGTAAATTCGATGGTAAAACCACATCAGCTTATCAACGAGATCACCGTATAGATCTTCCTAATGCCATTCAAGGGTGGACAATTCGTGTTAGGCGAATAACTCCAGATTCAAAATCAAGTAAACTAGTGAATGCATTTGGTGTTTCTTCATATGCAGAAGTGATTGATAACAAATTACGTTATCCTAACACCGCATTGTTATATGTAGAGCTAGATGCGTCAGAATTTAATGGCTCTGTTCCATTAGTAACATGTAAATTAAAAGGTAAAGTTGTTCAAGTTCCAGACAATTATGACCCTGTATCAAGAACATATTTTGGCGAATGGAATGGTACATTCAAGATGGCTTACACAAATAATCCTGCCTGGATAGCCCATTATTTAATGCGTGATGAGATAGCTGGAATGGGAACAAGAATTGAGTCTTCTATGATTGATAAATGGGCTATCTATCAACTGGGACAATATTGCGATCAGATGGTTTCTGATGGCAAAGGGGGTAAAGAACCTCGTTTTACTTGCAATGAGTATATACAAAGTCAACGCGACGCTTACGCAGTATTAAAAGATTTGGTTGCCTCATTTAGAGGTATAACTTTTTGGGGTAATGACCAAATCTATTTAACGTCAGATATGCCACAAGATGAGCCTGATTTTATTTATCACCCTTCTAATGTTATTGGTGATATTGTTTATGCAGGTGGCTCTTATAAAAATCGTTATACCTCTTGTCTGGTCGCCTATTCAAATCCAGACAATCATTACTGCGATGATGTTGAAACAGTCTGGGATAATGACCTAATGCGTCGGTATGATGTAAATGTAATGAAACTAACAGCTATTGGTTGTACATCACAAAGCGAGGCGCAGCGACGAGGCCGCTGGGCATTACTCTCTAATGTAAAAGATGGCGTTGTAACATTTTCTGTAGGTCTTGATGGTTATATTCCTTTACCTGCCCGCATAATCGGTATTGCCGATCCATCACGTTCTGGAAAGGAAAATGGAGGACGGATTCATGAGGTTAATGGTAGAAAAATTACATTAGATAGACCTGTTGATTATGATGTTGGCGATAGATTGGTAATTAATTTACCTGACGGAACAGCACAAAGCCGAACTATAAAATCAATTAGTAAAGATAAAAGAACAGTTACTGTAACAGCCAATTATAAAGTTCCCCCTGTTGCTGGAGCAGTTTGGTGTATTGATAGTGATAATGTTGCTATTCAGTATTATAGAGTAACATCCATATCAGCTAAAGAGAATCAACAATTTACTATTACTGCTGTTCAACATGATCCGGAAAAGTTTAAATATATTGACAATGGTGTAAGATTAGAACCTAAACCAATAACTGTAACACCGTCAAGTACTATATCTGCGCCTAAAAATATCGTTATTTCTGAAAGTAGCTATGTGTCACAAGGCTTATCTGTAGCCTCTCTAGAAGTCAATTGGGATAAAGTAGATGGTGCTATAAATTACATTGCGCAATGGCGCAAAGATAAGTGTACATGGATAAATACCGGACAAACTAATGGTACAAGTTTTACTGTTAATGGCATTTATTCCGGTGTTTACGATGTTCGTGTGCGCGCGGTCAATGCAGTTGAAACATCTTCACCGTGGGCTTACTCAGAAGCTACAGCGATTAAAGGTAAGATTGGCAAACCAGAAAAACCAGTAAATTTTACTGCTTCAGAGGATGTGATATTCGGAATTGACTTAAATTGGTCATTTCCAAAAGGTAGTGGTGATACAAGTCATACGGAAATCCAATACTCAACTAATGAAAATGAAGAAAATGCATTACTTCTTAGCAATGTTCCTTATCCAAGTTATAGTCATTCTCAAACGGGACTTTCGATAGGACAAGTCTTTTTTTATCGAGCTAGATTAGTTGATAAAATTGGTAACACAAGCGATTGGACAGATTGGGTTAGAGGCATATCAAGCACTAATACTAATGATTTAACCGATCATATTTTTAATGAGATTAAGGAAACCGATGCTTGGAATTCATTAGTTGATTCTATTGATAATGTTGTTAACAACTCGATAGATAATGCCAAAGCTATTATTGAAAATGCATTAGCTAATGATATTGAGACTAAACAAAGGAGAATTGAAAACAGTAAGTTATCAGCTGAAATTAAAGAAACTAATGCTGTTTTATTATCTGAAAAAGAAGCTACATCGATTGCACTAAAAGAATTACATTCAAAGTATGGTAATGTCAGTAGCGATTTATCGGAATTAAGACAAACAACAGCGGAACAAAATTCAGCAACAAGCAAATCGATTGATTCATTAACGGCAAAAGTTGGTAATGTTAGTAGTGATTTATCCCAATTTAAACAGGTTACAACAAATCAAAACTCAGCAACAGCACAAGCAATTCAATCTATCAATACAAAAGTTGGTGACGTTTCCACCTCAATATCGGATGTTAGTAAAACCGTAAATAATCTGGATGGAAAAGTTTCAGCCCAACGTAGCATTAAAGTTAAAGTAGATAGTAAAGGTCAGCAATATGCAGCAGGAATGAGTATCGGTGTTGAAAATACCGATAAAGGCATGCAGTCTAATATAATCTTTTTACAAGATCGTTTTTCCATTATGAATGCTGCCGGAGGAAATCCTCAGCCAATTTTTACCACTCACGGCAATCAAGTTGTTATTAATGAAGCTGTTATAGGTAATGGGACAATAACAGATGCAAAAATAAAAAACGCATCAATTACAAGTGCAAAAATTAGTAATGTCATTCAATCTGATAATTTTATTGACAATGTATCTGGTTGGCAATTATCAAGAGATAACGGCAGGCTAAAAGCAGTTAATGCTGAAATTTCTGGAAAATTACGAGCGACATCAGGAGAAATGGATAATGTTGTTATTAATGAAAATTGTCAAATAAAAGGTACTTTGAATGTCAATCAAATAAAAGGGAATGTTCTATCGACAAAACTTTTTAAGAAAAAAATTACTATTGCAGAAACAAACCCAAACCAAAAAGTCCATGTAATGAATATTGAGGCATCTGGAGAGTGGCAAACATTATGTTTTATCGAGACAATTAAAATTCGTCGCGGAAAAAGGAATATCGTAATACCAGGAAATAACTTACCAAATACATTTGAGCATATAAGAGGGAATATGCGTTTTTTATTTAATGATCTATATCCCTATGAAGTTAATAAATTTTACATAAGCAATATAGGATTTCACAATTTAATTTTACCAATTCCTCCATTTTCTGCTGGTGAACGAGTTGAAATATCACTAACTATTAATAAGCCTGCATCAGGAACTATTATTTATGATTTATTTTTTGATTCACTAGTTTTTTTAATGAAAAACTCTAACGGTTTTCTATCTGATTAAAAAATTAATAGCAACATTATAATTTGAAATTTCAAAATAAGGAAAAATATGTCATGGTATAAAGAAGGCTCTATAACACTGGAGCAAAAAAGCAAAAAAGTTATTGGAAGTGGGACAAAATGGACCAATCCACTTATTGGTATTTGTGCTGGGCAAATGCTGATACTAAAAAAACAAAACACAATTGAGATACACGAAATTGCATCAGTACAAACTGATACCGAATTAACATTGGCTAAGCCATATAATGGTGAAACTAAATCAGGGTTATTATACGAAATACCTACAGCTCCCAAAGTATCGATTGAAACATTAGCATTACGTATATCTGAAATGTTCAACTATTATCAACAGCAAATGGAAGGCTGGCAGACAGTATTAACAGGAGAGGGTGAAGTAACGTTAACCGCACCTGACGGACAAGTTGTTACAATTAAATCTCAATACTCAATACAAAAAGAACTAATACAGTTGGTTGAACAATCCAAAAACTTTGCTAACTCTGCTAACAAATCAGCGGCAACAGCAATTGATGCAGCCACAACATCTAATGTTAATGCAGTAACAACAAAAGAAAACGCAGACAATGCTATTCAGTCAGCTAAACAAGCGGTAGATAGTGCAATAGCGGCTAAATCGTCTGAATCTAATGCAAGTAATTCAGCTAAAGTAGCTAAAGCTTCAGAGGATAACGCAAAAAATTGGGCGTCAGCCATTGAACCATCAACGTTGGTAAGATACTGCGGTGATTTAGCTGATACGCATATCAGCAACTTAGGCGCTATGTCAAAAGGCGTTTATTACCAGTCAAACCATGCAAACGCAAAATTAGAGTTGGGTTATCCTGTTAGTGAGGCAGGCTCACTCATCGTTTTGCCGACACTGACAGAAGGCAACCAAAGTTGCGTGCAAATATATACACTCTATAAATCAGGTCGTCAGTTTATTCGGAACTACAGAGGTAGTAATACTAGCGGCTTTTGGGAAAATTGGATAGAGCAAATAACTACAGCAAATATACATGAATTTGTGCCGATAGGCGAGTTTCGATTAATGCCGTTTCGTGCTGGTGAATTACCGTTCGGGTGGTATTTTAGAAACGGTGATAACTATTTGCTAAACTCACCGCAGGGACAGGTTTTAAATCGATTATCTGATAATTATAAACGTGATCATCAAATAACAATCAAAGTCATTAATGCTCAGCAATATATCAATGTACCGTCCGCATTTGCACCTGACGGTAGGGGATTTTTTGAACGTGCAGTTAATGGAACTACTCGACAGGTAGGTAGCGCCGAAGATGACGCAATTAGAGATATTTGGGGGCATATTGATACAGGTGTTGTAGCGAATCATCACGAATATACCAGAGGTGCATTTTGTGGTACATATGCAATTTACCCGAAAAATGGTGGTTTTCAACCCATAAAAGAATGGGATGCATGGGGATTTGATTTTTACGCATCACGAGTAGTCCCTACCTCTCATGAGAATCGCCCCATTAATATGGGGTTAACACCTGTTATTTATTTAGGTGTCTAAACTCCAAGATAAATGACTGGGGTCATACCTATATTTAAAGATCTGTTTTCGTTAGCCGTTGGAACTACTCTCGATGCGTCAAAATCAAAAAATACATAACGCAATTGACGAGGATTAGTGCTTGACGCAGAGCTTGCGAGATAGTCATCGCCAGCCGATAGTATTGATATTGCACCATTTTTATCGCCTGCCTCAATTTTTGAGTGTCCCAATAAAGCTTTAAAATTACCAGTCGGCAAACCACCTTTAATATTACGAATAGCGTCATCTTCGGCGCTACCTACCTGTCGAGTAGGTAAAAATTAAATAGGAAAAATTATGATAAATTATTATTTTGACAATACAAATGAACTAAAACCATATACGCATCAACTTGATGCTAATGACGATACATTACCACCAGATAATGCATTGCGTGTAAAACCTGAATTTAAAGAAGGGTTTCATCCATGCGAGAAAAATGGAGAGTGGTTATTAGTTGAAGATCATCGTGATAAAACAGTTTATAACATAGAAACTCAGGAATCATACAGAGTTGAATATCTCGGAACGATAAAAGAAGGATTTACATTATTAGAGCCATTCAAGTTTAGTCGGTGGAACGGCGAAAAATGGGTTTTAGATGAAGATGAGCAAAACGCATTTAAAATAAAACAAAACAAAATGTTAAAAAGCTCATTATTGAATGAAGCTAATGAAAATATATCGATACTACAAGACGCAATTGATCTTGACATATCTGAAAATGGTGATGAAGACAAATTGAAGGCGTGGAAAAAGTACCGAGTTCTATTAAATCGGATTGATGCATCAGTTATTAACGTTATTTTTCCTGATAAGCCTTATTGATGGGCTTAGATCTCAATCATAGATCAAACTTTGAGATATCGCCACTCACGCCCACGACTATCATTGTATCTATCTGTCATTGCTTGAGATTTATGGCCAAGTAGTGTCATGGTGTCAATTTTTTGCTCTCGATATAGACGTTCAGCTAATGATCTTATTTCGTGAAATGTTGCAGGTGTTCCAGGCCAATGATCTCGACTAAAAACTTTATCTCTGAGTCTTGCAAATCCGCTTGTAATTTGTTTTGGTAATACCTGTTTTCCTTTTTTTGTTACGACATACTGTGCTTGTGATTGATTTATGATGTCTTGAATGCTGATCCCGACCTTTTTACATTTTAATTTGACTGGTAATGCAATTTTAGAGCCAGTTTTTTGCTGTTGTATTTGCAAATATTTACGTTTGACGTGAGTTTTTTTCATTGTAGATATATCTGCTCTACGTTGCGCAGTAACAATACCAGTTAACATTGCATCCCTGATATAGTGATATCGAGGGTTTTTATCTGCAGCTTCTACTATTTTTTTAAATTCATTGAGTATCATTCTAGATCTCTTTACGTCAACTTTTGGGCATTTTATTGGTTCGGCTGGATTTCTATCGTTCCAATCATGAGCGTAAGCCTCTCTGAATACGTCACGTAGTAAATGGTACATTGATTTAGCTGATGGGCGTTTATCTTGATCTATATAAATTTGAATAAGGTTTGATATATCGATAGGAGTAACATTGCGAATGTTTTTGTTGCCGATTTTATTGCGAATTACTTTTATTAAATAAAACTTAATTTCAAGTGTTTTATATTTTAATTCACGCTCTAATAGTATTTTTATATATAGGTCTAACCACTCATTAACTGTTTTAAATTTGTTTGGTTTAAATAATTTAGATAAGAAAAACATAATATACCACTTATAAAAAGTGAGTATTTTGCACTAAAACAAATAAAATCTGTTATTAATTTTTAATACAAAATACTATAACTCTTTATAGCGTATTATAAACCCATCAAGTATCATTCAAATGCAAGTTAGTATAGTGTAATTTTTTGTTTTAACTAGGTTAAAAATAATTAGTTTTATTTATCAACAATTAAAATATATTTGTAAACTTGTGGTATGGATTATTAAAGGGCAAATAAGAAATAAGCATAGGGTAATTGGCGTGTGACATATTTGTGCCGTAAAATCTGTAAAAAATAGTAAACAAATATACAGCAATAAGGGTGACCAACCTCTTTAATTGTTTGTTTTTTTGTAATTTATATTTAATTCAATTCAATAAGGCTATAAAAGCGACTCATAATCGATTGGTCACTGATTCAGGTCCAGTAGGATTATTATCTTTTGAATTGATATTAATTGTTTTCAAAATTATTTCTTATTTTATGGAGAAATTTTTGCTTTTTTAATTTACTTAACTAACTGATATGTAAACAATTCTGTTTCTGACGGCCAGTTTTTATTAAATCTCATTCGAGATCTTGCTTAAAAAATATAATTTTTTTATCTGCTCATAATCTTCTAAGAAATCTTTTGTTACATTAAATCTAACATTTACTATCTATCATTTTTTATTAAGTAATATAAGTTGTACTAAAGCAATAAAGATACAAATTGAGATGAATAGAATTAGGTTGTTAGACTTAAAAATAATAGGCAAAAATGAGCCCAAACTTGCACCAATGAAGAGAATACAAGTATACAGAGATGTTGCAATGCCTCTGTCCTCAATTGCTGATTGAGTGGCTACACAGGTAATCATCGATGGGACTGCGTAAGCAAGTGCAACGATAAATATGA
This window contains:
- a CDS encoding tail assembly protein — translated: MLSNLTFKGAMAKQFGKNHQYDVKNIKELLRALCATKKGFEKYMSSAHLKGIKFAFFVDGKNIGIDEFDINATGRNYMIMPVSQGAKRGGFLQVVIGVVAIVASFFTGGASLTLLGATIEASSILASVGISMALGGIVQMLTPQPKFNAGTSSSAENKPNYAFGSPVNTDAVGHPIPILFGEREIGGAFINAGIYTEDQQ
- a CDS encoding C40 family peptidase, whose amino-acid sequence is MRQRLFNAIIKHAEKEYPNEACGLIVDTGKTQKFIPCKNISDNPKEHFQISPDEQLKAEEQGEIIMIIHSHPDSPMLVPSEFDRIQCDYSGIEWGIVSFPEGDFCTISPRCDRDYTGRQWLLGYADCWSLILDYYQREYNITLKNYSVPREWWENGKENIYEDHWQTEGFIEVELSDIKLGDIIMMRLNANVTNHAAIYIGDNRLLHHAFGQLSSRTPYGKYYRDRTVRIVRHKELFDAK
- a CDS encoding phage minor tail protein L; protein product: MSITQDLQALEGNQLIQLIEVDGSKFGLNEVLRFHAHNIPLKGWASFIYENMPSIHWQGHEYFPFPYELSGIELSSTGSQPTPELSIGNIDGKVTKLCLDYEDLVQAKVKIHTTMAKYLDDCNWLDGNPHADPLQERVQLFFINKKKEETKEVIKFELCSPFDIQNLQLPTRQITTVCTWCMRGWYRSGNGCDYTGDKYFTKDGIPTDDPAKDECGGLLKDCKARHGNNPLPFGGFPAANLQGK
- a CDS encoding phage tail tape measure protein, yielding MAEEIKSLTLKINTQSVEEANRKLDEFSKKARNAAAATDDLTAAKKRASTVTAEELRDFERVYQNAIKSAKATRQAADEARKLALSRKQLADSGDKLYTSFRLQIDSLKNSSASSKELKKITAQLGASYKSGNLDINNYKQLLVDVALKHKEVASAEQNASNVKISYSNQLKAQAAAQDLSKEQMLKYQSAQLGAGYSADVYFKKVTRASTATKSFEDATRTATTQTASMYLQIMKGDFSGFQTSLMSMVMQNGVGNTFSTLLTSLNPLNIGISAVIGLFGNMIPKLFETESATEQLAAAQEHLNTVMSQDKQTGEFFLSDEMMKLLKNNRELAKAELKSSEKDLKTLVSSAKKELQDGLKGIEQAGFESAMKLGSLKGKTGLNEVLTAIQEIKASGKDLNSMLDSTDALTKRSMTDIKAKINNYAIYFGTTKEQAQSILELMADIQSETDSIKAAEKINRLINELSTLYNNTNNPSDGLDTLIRKLKEIANKANGAAGEIKRLSESKDLEEKIDPKKSPFYKYSQMTMTPRQRADMEIAEMKEAAIENNKMYDENSPYYASKQKINDTANAIYARHLKEGRSSSTSNILQTSQQQEISLINQLNTLREQSSTLNTMTSERQKYFELQAQIETLENQSDKSKLTAQEKYILGHKEALLAQQEKNAALSEEIEQYQASIKALQQIREYTANIVSQSEIKQATFGMTSKQSNRANELIQLDKKEEGDLEKIKDPTEVAKITEEYTKAKQALEQSWQLEDQHEGDWFAGLKLGINEFAENGLNVFNGFRDIASNAMGSVSRSLTELVTTGKTDFKSLTKSILTNIIEIINKLLLAKAIQSAMGWLGGGAGGGAGAATGGLQQAYSGGLIHGYAKGGGVGYNNEPGGYTGNGNKYTPAGIVHKGEFVFTKESTKRIGVANLYALMREAQHGYADGGYVNVGHALPVAFVGKSSSPSNSVNVNTSVAINMQSNNSSQPQAGNINQNALEAQIKPIIQKNIGEALQRSTSPGGDLYILLNR
- a CDS encoding phage tail protein, which produces MEIDKFEWRTMGHPKGSDSSNINEISFGDGYKQLFANGINNNSESWELTYTGNLEEVAKVRAFLNSHIIESFLWTNPYGEEKFYRVVNNSITSEFLSKNVISLSFQFVQSFSSTVSILM